One genomic window of Coffea eugenioides isolate CCC68of chromosome 1, Ceug_1.0, whole genome shotgun sequence includes the following:
- the LOC113775752 gene encoding ankyrin repeat-containing protein BDA1-like isoform X2 yields the protein MERKLTEAAQSGDINILYELLRLDPALLDKFDKPSFMDTPLHTAAAAGSTASTHFALEVLSLKPSFGVKLNPDGYTPLDLALQNRRFQTVKRLIQQDPELIRGKGRERYTPLHHVAEVGNADLLADFLVTCPKSIQDLTIRGETAVHIAVRNMNVRALQVLLGWLQRTNNEKILNKKDDNGDTVLHVAASKNQLEVVRLLINKVKINEKNLHGLTCLDTFTGLATAGDQKIAKALRGAGAKTSSALPPVDTLADILSSKESLTRKAFRQMECDVGLDGLSSEMRNALLVVAVLIATATYQAVLSPPGGISSGVMIGFGLTMLIMRCKFPEFLGQAPNRYRRDQMERDVIPGAGGHVNQV from the exons ATGGAGCGGAAATTGACCGAGGCTGCACAATCAGGAGACATAAACATCTTGTATGAATTACTTCGGCTGGATCCAGCTCTCTTGGATAAATTTGATAAGCCATCATTCATGGATACACCTTTACACACAGCAGCAGCTGCCGGTTCTACAGCCTCTACCCACTTCGCCCTTGAAGTCCTAAGCTTAAAGCCCTCTTTCGGCGTGAAGCTCAACCCCGATGGCTATACTCCACTGGACTTGGCGCTACAGAACCGAAGATTCCAAACAGTTAAACGGCTCATACAGCAAGATCCTGAGCTCATTCGTGGCAAAGGAAGAGAGAGGTATACGCCTTTGCACCACGTAGCTGAAGTGGGTAATGCTGATCTTTTGGCTGATTTCCTAGTGACATGCCCAAAATCCATTCAAGATTTGACAATTCGAGGAGAAACGGCTGTTCATATTGCTGTGAGAAATATGAATGTCAGAGCTTTACAGGTGCTGTTAGGTTGGCTTCAGAGGACAAACAATGAAAAGATTTTGAACAAGAAAGACGATAATGGAGATACAGTCTTGCATGTTGCGGCCTCTAAAAACCAACTGGAG GTTGTAAGGTTGCTGATCAACAAAgtcaaaataaatgaaaagaattTACATGGTTTAACATGCCTCGATACTTTTACGGGACTTGCAACCGCAGGAGATCAGAAAATTGCCAAAGCTTTACGTGGTGCAGGTGCTAAAACATCTTCAGCTCTGCCCCCAGTTGACACTTTAGCTGATATTTTGAGTTCAAAGGAATCATTAACCAGAAAAGCTTTCAGGCAAATGGAATGTGATGTTGGCTTGGATGGTTTGTCCAGTGAGATGCGAAATGCGCTCCTAGTGGTAGCTGTTCTAATTGCAACAGCTACCTATCAAGCCGTACTAAGCCCTCCTGGAGGAATTTCATCAGGAG TCATGATCGGATTCGGTTTGACTATGTTGATAATGAGGTGCAAATTTCCTGAATTCCTTGGGCAAGCTCCAAATCGGTATAGGCGTGACCAGATGGAACGAGATGTAATCCCTGGTGCTGGTGGCCATGTCAATCAAGTTTGA
- the LOC113775752 gene encoding ankyrin repeat-containing protein BDA1-like isoform X1: protein MERKLTEAAQSGDINILYELLRLDPALLDKFDKPSFMDTPLHTAAAAGSTASTHFALEVLSLKPSFGVKLNPDGYTPLDLALQNRRFQTVKRLIQQDPELIRGKGRERYTPLHHVAEVGNADLLADFLVTCPKSIQDLTIRGETAVHIAVRNMNVRALQVLLGWLQRTNNEKILNKKDDNGDTVLHVAASKNQLEVVRLLINKVKINEKNLHGLTCLDTFTGLATAGDQKIAKALRGAGAKTSSALPPVDTLADILSSKESLTRKAFRQMECDVGLDGLSSEMRNALLVVAVLIATATYQAVLSPPGGISSGGDTTLFFSNSSDISPISDFARKTKITESTGKVQMGEAYFYVFITLNTVAFAASLGIIFSLLPTSRYNLLLFIPLLTLLMSYTFSITIIAPHSRSLQMHAFYPVMIGFGLTMLIMRCKFPEFLGQAPNRYRRDQMERDVIPGAGGHVNQV, encoded by the exons ATGGAGCGGAAATTGACCGAGGCTGCACAATCAGGAGACATAAACATCTTGTATGAATTACTTCGGCTGGATCCAGCTCTCTTGGATAAATTTGATAAGCCATCATTCATGGATACACCTTTACACACAGCAGCAGCTGCCGGTTCTACAGCCTCTACCCACTTCGCCCTTGAAGTCCTAAGCTTAAAGCCCTCTTTCGGCGTGAAGCTCAACCCCGATGGCTATACTCCACTGGACTTGGCGCTACAGAACCGAAGATTCCAAACAGTTAAACGGCTCATACAGCAAGATCCTGAGCTCATTCGTGGCAAAGGAAGAGAGAGGTATACGCCTTTGCACCACGTAGCTGAAGTGGGTAATGCTGATCTTTTGGCTGATTTCCTAGTGACATGCCCAAAATCCATTCAAGATTTGACAATTCGAGGAGAAACGGCTGTTCATATTGCTGTGAGAAATATGAATGTCAGAGCTTTACAGGTGCTGTTAGGTTGGCTTCAGAGGACAAACAATGAAAAGATTTTGAACAAGAAAGACGATAATGGAGATACAGTCTTGCATGTTGCGGCCTCTAAAAACCAACTGGAG GTTGTAAGGTTGCTGATCAACAAAgtcaaaataaatgaaaagaattTACATGGTTTAACATGCCTCGATACTTTTACGGGACTTGCAACCGCAGGAGATCAGAAAATTGCCAAAGCTTTACGTGGTGCAGGTGCTAAAACATCTTCAGCTCTGCCCCCAGTTGACACTTTAGCTGATATTTTGAGTTCAAAGGAATCATTAACCAGAAAAGCTTTCAGGCAAATGGAATGTGATGTTGGCTTGGATGGTTTGTCCAGTGAGATGCGAAATGCGCTCCTAGTGGTAGCTGTTCTAATTGCAACAGCTACCTATCAAGCCGTACTAAGCCCTCCTGGAGGAATTTCATCAGGAGGTGATACCACTTTATTTTTCAGCAATTCTAGCGACATTTCTCCTATTTCAGATTTTGCCAGAAAAACTAAAATTACAGAGAGCACAGGAAAAGTGCAAATGGGAGAGGCTTACTTCTATGTTTTCATTACCTTGAACACGGTAGCTTTCGCAGCCTCCCTTGGCATTATCTTCAGTCTGCTCCCCACAAGCCGTTACAATTTGTTGCTGTTTATCCCTCTGTTAACTCTATTGATGAGCTATACATTTTCGATAACCATCATAGCACCGCACTCACGTTCTTTACAAATGCATGCTTTCTACCCAGTCATGATCGGATTCGGTTTGACTATGTTGATAATGAGGTGCAAATTTCCTGAATTCCTTGGGCAAGCTCCAAATCGGTATAGGCGTGACCAGATGGAACGAGATGTAATCCCTGGTGCTGGTGGCCATGTCAATCAAGTTTGA